Proteins from a single region of Gasterosteus aculeatus chromosome Y, fGasAcu3.hap1.1, whole genome shotgun sequence:
- the LOC120808638 gene encoding histone H2A-like produces the protein MSGRGKTGGKARAKAKTRSSRAGLQFPVGRVHRHLRKGNYAQRVGAGAPVYLAAVLEYLTAEILELAGNAARDNKKTRIIPRHLQLAVRNDEELNKLLGGVTIAQGGVLPNIQAVLLPKKTEKPAKK, from the coding sequence ATGAGCGGCAGAGGCAAAACCGGTGGAAAAGCCCGAGCGAAGGCCAAGACCCGCTCCTCCCGAGCCGGGCTCCAGTTCCCGGTCGGTCGcgtccacagacatctgcgcaaagggaactaCGCGCAGCGTGTGggcgcaggagcccccgtctacctggcggccgtgctggagtacctgaccgccgagatcctggagctggccggaaacgccgcccgcgacaacaagaagacccgcatcatcccgcgtcacctgcagctggctgtccgcaacgacgaggagctcaacaagctgctgggcggagtgaccatcgctcagggcggcgtgctgcccaacatccaggcggtgctgctgcccaagaagaccgagaagcccgccaagaagtaG